In Alphaproteobacteria bacterium, the sequence GATACGATCGGGATTCCACGCGCTCACGACCGACGCGGCGGCATCCGACAGCGGATTCCAGTAGCGCATCGACACGAAGGCGCGGAACCGGTGATCGGGAAAGCGTCCGGCCAGCGCCCGCTCCAGCGCGCGCGCCTGCGCTTCGGTCTGTGGCAGGATCGGCGAGCGACCGCCGATGCGGCCGTAGATCTCGCGCGCGACAGGCGCGCGGCGCCCTGCGATGAAGCGCGCCAGCGGCCGACGGATGAATCCCGGCGCGCCGATGATCGCCGGATCGCTGAACAGGTTGCGCAGGAACGGCTCGACCGCTTCGGGCGAATCGGGCCCGCCGAGATTGAACAGGACGATCGCGACCTTCATGCAACGCGTCCGTCGTCCCGAGCGCAGCGAAGGGCCTTGCGGTGGTACATCCGGACACAATGCATGCGTGTGACCGCGATACTGCTGGGTCCTTCGCTGCGCGCAGGACGACGGCAGCCGCTCATCGGCTCGACCACGCGCGCACGGTGTCGACCAGGCGCGCGACATTGTCGGGTGGCGTCTGCGGCACGATGCCGTGTCCCAGATTGAAGATGTGCCGGCCATCGGCCAGCTTGCCGAGGATGCGCCTGGTCTCGTGCACCATCGCCTCGCCGCCGGTCACCAGCATGACCGGATCGAGATTGCCCTGCACGGCGATATGCGGCTGCAGCTGCTCGGCCGCCCAATGCGCGCCGATCGCGGTGTCGATCGACAGCGCGTCGAACTCCTGCAGCCGGCGGTACATCAGCGCCGCGGGACCGACACCGCGCGGAAAGACGATGATCGGCAGATCGGGTCGCCGCGCCTTCAATCCCCTGGCAATGGCGTGCATGGGCTGCACCGACCAGCGGAAGAGCTGCTCCTCCGGCAGCACCCCGGCCCAGCTGTCGAAGATCTGCACCGCCTCGCATCCCGCCTCGGCCTGGCGATCGAGGTGATCGACGCAGGCCTCGACCAGCAGCTCGATCAGCCTGCGGAAGCTGTCGGGATGGCCGTAGGCCCATTGCTTGATCCTGAAGAAGTCGCGGCTCGATCCGCCTTCGATCATGTAGCTCGCGAGGGTGAACGGCGCGCCGCAGAAGCCGATCAGCGCCGTCTCCTCAGGCAGCGCCGCGCGCGTGGCGCGGATCGCGGCGTAGACCGGCGCCAGCTTGTCCTCGACCGCGGCCAGCGACAGCCGCGCCAGATCGCCGGGACCGGTCAGCGCCTCGAGCCTGGGTCCCTCGCCCTCCTCGAACCACACCGCCTGGCCCAGGCCGTGGGGGATGACGAGGATGTCGGAGAAGATGATCGCCGCGTCGAAGCCGAAGCGCCGGATCGGCTGCAGTGTCACCTCGGTGGCGAAGTCCGGCGTATAGCAGAGCTCGAGGAAACCGCCGGCCTTCTCGCGCACAGCGCGATACTCCGGCAGATACCGGCCGGCCTGGCGCATCAGCCAGATCGGCGGGCTTTTCAGCCGTTCTCCCCGAAGGGTGCGGATCAGGTTTTTGCTCTTCTTCTCTTTCATGAATCTTGAATCTTAAGGAGGAGAAGAAGTAGGCCGTGTGGACCGCGGGGATCAAATTCATCCACGCGCTGCCCACAGGCGATGCGGGATGATGGATAGCATGGGGACAGCCGGCCCGGCACAAGCGATTTTGCCGCGATTCGGCTGAAATCCGGCGCGGCAACAATGCCGGGGACAACGGGGACAGGTTCGCTGTCCCCGTCTCCGCAATCAGCCGTGAACGACGATCCCCGTCGGGTGGATGTCGGCGAACGATCGGGACGGCCGTGTGCTGTAGCGGCCGGGTCGCGTCCCGGCGGTGCGAATCGGGGATGATCAGGTCGGTCGTCCACCTGTTATTCCCCGGCCGGCGTGGGTAAGCTTGGCCACGATGCGCAGCCGCAACTTCCACGTCCATCTGGTATCGGACTCGACTGGCGAGACCGTGACCAGCGTGGCGCGCGCCTGCCTGGTGCAGTTCGAGGGCGTGTTCGTCACCGAGCACACCTGGCCGCTGATCCGTACCGTAGGCCAGATCGACAAGGTCGCCGGCGCCATCGAGCTCAACCGCGGGCCGGTGCTCTACACGCTGGTTGATCCCGAGTTGCGCGACCGGCTGCGCGAGCATTGCCGGCGCCTGCAATTGCCCTGCGTCGGTGTGCTCGATCAGGCGATGAGCATGCTGGGCGTGCACTTCCACAGCAAGACGGCGATGTGGCCGGGCCGCCAGCACGCGCTCGACGACGAGTATTTCGGCCGCATCGACGCCATGCACTACACGCTGGCGCACGACGACGGCCAGTCGACGCACGACATCGACGACGCCGACGTGATTCTGGTCGGGCCGTCGCGCACCTCGAAGACGCCGACCTGCGTCTATCTCGCCAATCGCGGGGTGAAGGCGGCCAACATCCCGCTGGTGCCCGACGTGCCGCCGCCGCCGGAGCTGGAGAACGCGACGCGTCCGCTGGTGATCGGGCTGACGACCGATCCCGAGCGCCTCGTGCAGATCCGCCGCAATCGCCTGCGCCTGCTGCAGGAGGAGACCGAGAGCGACTACACCGACATCGAGAAGGTCCAGGTCGAGATGCAGGAGGCGCGGCGCTATTACGCGCGCAAGCGCTGGCAGAGCATCGACGTCACTCGCCGGTCGATCGAGGAGACCGCCGCGGCCATCATGCAGATCCTGGCGCAGCGGCGCGATGCGCGACGCGGCGAGGTCGCCGAATGATCGGACGCTTCACGGCGCTGATGCTGCTGGCCGCGGCGTCGTCGGCGCTGGCGCAGGGCGGCGACGTCATCGAGGTCAGGCGCGGTCCCAATTCGACGGTGTTCGGCTCCTGCGTGCCGTCGCTGCTCGCCCACAACCGCTCGCGGCTCGCGGTCGACTATGTCCAGGTCGATCTCGAATTCTCGCTGCGCGATGGCCGTACCCATCGCCATGAGTTCAAGTCGTCGTATCGCCATGGCGCGAGCCAGCCGATCGCCGCCAACGCGACACGTCCGCTGGTCATCCATGCCGACGAGTCGCAGCCGTTGAAGGCGGCATGCACCGAGATCGTGGGCGTTCGCGTCGTCGACGCGATCTGCGAGACCGACGGCAAGCCCTGCCCGACGCCGATCTCGGTCAGGACCGGTCGGTAAACTTGATGATCACCTGTCATCCCTCGCTGCGCTCGGGGTGACAACGCGATTGCCGTTCTAGCGCAGGGGGTAGTAGCGCGCGCGCATCAGTGCGGGCGGTGCGTCGGACGGGTTTGTCCTGAGATGCTCCAGCGCCGCCACGGCGACGGCGTCGCGCGCCTGGGCAGCGACGGCGTTGGCGCCGCGCGCCCATTCGACGGCCTTGGTGGCGTTGTTGGACTGGCGCTCGACCAGCGAGAGGCCGATCAGCGACTGGATCTCGCCGAACATCACGCGGTCGCGATACAGGATCAGGCGTGCGTCGGTGTAGAACGACCGCGCCGCGCCCGGCGCACGCCGGGCGACCTCGAGGTCGCCGAGGCAGAGCATGGCCAGTGCCTCGCCGAAGCGCACGCGATCGTCGCGGAAGATCTCGCGCGCCTCGTCGTAGGCCGAGCGTGCCCTCTCGATCTGGCCCTCGTCGCGATCGAGATCGCCCAGGCCAAGCAGGACGAAGGCCTGGCCGACGCGGTCGCGCTCCAGGCGGTAAAGCCGCTGGGCGTCGAGGAAGACCTTGCGCGCGTTGGCGACCTCGCCGGCGTTGCGCAGCAATTCGGCGTAGCTCAGCAGCGTGTTGGCCTCGCCCTGGCGGTCGTTGAGCGCGCGGTAGAGCTCGCGCGCTTCGCTGTAGGCGGCCACCGCCGCTTCGCGGTTGCCGGACTGCCGTTCGAGCTCGCCCAGACCGCGCAGGGTGTTTGCGACGCCGGCGCGGCTGCTGTCCTTGCGGTAGAGCACCAGCGCATCGCCATAGGCGGCCCGCGCGGTGTCGTAGCGGCCCAGCCGGCGGTCGATGTCGCCGACCGCGCCCAGGATCTTGGCTTCTCCCAGCGTGTTGCGGGCGCGGCGGAAGCTGTCGAGCGCACTTTCCAGGGTGAGGCGGGCGCCATCGACATCGCCGGCACGCAGCTGGTGCTGAGCGCGGTCGGCCAGCTTGGTCGCCCTGTCGGATTCGCCCCAGGGTCCCGGGCGGTCCCAGAACGGCGCGGCGCCAGAGGATGTCGAGATGCCGCCGAAGCGGTCCCAGGAGTAGAACGCCCAGCCGCCACCGCCGAGCAGAATAATCGGCGCCAGCATCATCAGAGTGGTGCGCCGCCCCCTGCCGTCACCCCTGCTGCTGCCGGCATACATCGCGATGTAAAGCACCACACCGACGAAGACGACGATCACCACCAGGCTGATCACCAGCATTGGCTTGCCATGTGCGAGATCGTCGAAGAGCTTGGAGAACATGGAACAAACGGCGCTGGGGTTGGTGGCCAACAGGCCTCAAGAACTGGATTATAAAATTACTGTAACGTCTTATAATACAGGAAATAAGTCCGATTAGGAATAGTTGTTCGCTGGCTACTCCGCCCCCGCCGCGCTGGCTGTCAGCTCGGCTGTGACCTTGGCCATGGGCCGGCGCGCGAAGCGGGAGTCGAAGGCCCGGATGGCCTCGTCGACCCGCCGGCGGATGTCGTCGAGCTTGCCCTCGTGGACGACCTTCAACCCGAACAGATCCTTCACATAGAAGACGTCGACCGCCCGTTCACCATATGTAGTGATATGCGCGGACTGGATTTGCAGGTTGCACCGGGTCAGCGCCCTGGTGACCGTGTGCAGGAAACCCGGCCTGTCGCGGCCATTGACCTCTATCACTGTGTGGGTATTCGAAGCGGCATTGTCGATCAGCACCCTGGGCTCGACGGTGAAGACCTGGTCGCGCGTCGGGTAGTTCGGCCGCTGCCGTTCGAGTTCCGCCGTGACGTCGAGCCGGTTGGTCAGCGCCAGCTCGAGCCGGGCCCACAGGCGCTGCAGGCGCTCAGGCTTGTCGAAGGCCATGCCGTCGAAATCCTGGATCCAGAATGTGTCGAGCGCCATGCCGTCGGACAGGGTGAAGATCTTGGCGTCGACAATGCTGGCGCCGGAGACCGCGAAAGCGCCGGCGAGGCGCGCGAACAGGCCGTGGGTGTCGAGGGTGTAGACCGTGACCTCGGTGACGGCGCGCTTTGCGTCGACGCGGTGCGCGATGTGCAGGGGCCTTGGCGCCTTCGCGGCACCGCGCACCAGCTCGGCCTGCCACGCCAGGGTCGGTGCGTCGAACGACAGCCAGTAGGCCGGCAGGCCGCGCGCGAAATGAACCTCCTTCTCGGTCTCGCTCCAGCCCGCCAGCAGCGGCGCGACTTCGGCCTGCGCCTGCTTCACGCGCTCGGCGCGGCCGCCCTGCAGCGTGCCGCCCGACAGCAGATGTTCCGCCGCGTAGTAGAGCTGGCGCAGCAGCGCCGCCTTCCAGCCGTTCCAGACATTGGGGCCCACCGCGCGGATGTCGCAGATGGTCAGCACCAGCAGCAGGCGCAGGCGTTCGGGCGACTGCACCAGCGCGGCGAAGTCGGCGATGGTCTTGGGATCCTGCAGGTCGCGCTGGAAGGCGGTGCCCGACATCGCCAGGTGATGGCGCACCAGCCAGGCCACCGTCTCGGTCTCGGCGTCGCTCAGGCCCAGGCGGGGCCCGAGCTGCAGGGCGACGTCGGCGCCGAGCACCGAATGATCGCCGCCGCGGCCCTTGGCGATGTCGTGCAGCAGCACCGCGAGATAGAGAACCGGCCGCGACAGCACCTTGTGCACGACCTTGGAGGCCAGCGGATGGTCCTCCTCGAGCTCGCCCTTCTCGATGCGCGAGAGGATGCCGATGGCGCGGATGGTGTGCTCGTCGACCGTGTACGTGTGGTACATGTCGTGCTGCGTCTGCGCCACGACGCGACCGAAATCCGGGATGAACTTGCCGAAGACGCCGGCTTCGTTGAGCCGGCGCAGGGTCGTTTCGGGATCCTTGCGCGAGGTCATCATCGCCATGAACAGGCGATTGGCCTCGGGGTCGGCGCGCAGCCTCGCATCCACCAGCTTGATGTTCTGCGTGATCAGCCTGAGCGTCGCCGGGTGGATGTCGATGCCGTTCTCCTGCGCGACATGGAACAGGCGCAGGAAGCGCACCGGCTCGCGCACGAAATCGTCGGCGCCGCCCACGGTCAGCCGCTCGCCGTCGACCTTGAAGCCCTCGAGCTGGCGCGGCTTGAGCGCCGCCAGGAGGAACGCCAGCTTGGGCTTGCGCCGCCGGCTGGCCTCGAGCGCGGCGATGAAGATGCGCGTCAGGTCGCCGACCGTCTTGGCGTGCAGGTAGTAGTGCTTCATGAAGCGCTCGACGCCGCGGCTGCCGGGCCGGTCGGCGTAGCTGGTGCGCCGCGCCACCTCGCGCTGCAGGTCGAACGACAGGCGATCGTCGGGCCGGCCGGTGAGATAGTGGATGTGGCAGCGCACCGTCGAGAGGAAGCGCTCGGCGCGCTCGAACTGGCGCGCCTCCGACGCGGCCAGCACGCCCTTGTCGACCAGCTGGGCGACGTCCTCGACGCGGTAGAGGTACTTGGCGATCCAGTACAGCGTCTGCAGGTCGCGCAGGCCGCCCTTGCCTTCCTTGACGTTGGGCTCGACGACGTAGCGCGAGTCGCCCATGCGCTGGTGCCGTGCGTCGCGCTCGGCGAGCTTGGCCTCGACGAAGTCGCGGCCCTCGCCCGCGAGGAATTTCTGCGCGTAGGCCTGCTTGAGCTCGCCGTGGAGCGTGCGTTCGCCCCACAGCCAGCGGGTCTCGAGCATCGCCGTGCGGACAGTGAAGTCGCGCTCGGCCTGGCGGATGCATTCCGGCACCGAGCGCGTCGCATGGCCGACCTTCAGCCCGAGGTCCCACAGGAAGTACAGCATGTATTCGACGATCTGCTCGCCGCGCGGCGTCTGCTTGTAGGGCAGCAGGAACAGCAGATCGATGTCGGACTGCGGCGCCAGCTGGCCGCGGCCGTAGCCGCCGGAGGCGACCAGGGCGATGTGCTCGGCCATGCTGGGATTGGCCGCGGGATAGATGCGCTCGACGACGAAGTCGAACAGGCCGCGGATCAGCTGGTCCATCAGGTATGACGTGGCGGCCAGCACCGCGGGGCCGTCATTGGCGAGATGCGCGTCCTTCTCCGCCTCGCCCTCGAAGCGCCGCCGGATCTCGGCGCGGCCCCTCGCCAGGGTTTCCTTGAACAGCGCCAGCACCGGACCGCGCGGCGGCTCTCCCCCCTCGGCCGGATCGCCGCACAGGCGCTCGATGTCGGCGAGCAGGGCCTGCCGGCTGATGATCGCGCGACGGCGCAGGATGTTGTCGTACAGGGCCGCCATGGGCTGCCGTCAATCTGGGGTCAGTCTGTCGGTGCTCAATGGGCCGCGTCGCTTTCGCCGTCAACCCGGGAGACATCCAATGCGGTCCCGCTTGTGCCTCGTTCTCGCGTTGCTGGCGGGTTTTGCCGGCGCGCCGGCCGCCGTGCTCGCCCAGGCCGGCAAGCCCGCCACGCCGCCGCCCGCGGCGCCGGCGAGCGAGCTGATCGACATCAACACGGCCGACAAGGCAATGCTGATGACGCTCGACGGCATCGGCGACGTGCGCAGCGACGCCATCATCAAGGGCCGGCCCTACCGGGCCAAGAACGAGCTGGCAGACAAGGGCATCATCCCGGACGCCGTCTACGACAAGATCAAGGACCGGATCATCGCCCGGCAACCGCCGCCGAAGCCCGCCAGGAAGTAGCTTCGGCAGGCCATTCGATAGCTGGGCTTAACTGACCGCCGGAATCATAATAACACGACGATTGTGTTTAAAGTGGGGATTTAACATTCTCACTTGCGAAGGCGGGTCGCCTCCGCGATATGACGACGATGCGCATCACCCTGAGCCGCCTGCCGCCGCTCAACTCGCTGCGGGCCTTCGTGGTCGCGGCGAAGCACATGAGCTTCTCGCGGGCGGCGAACGAATTGCATGTGACGCCGGCGGCGGTGAGCCAGCAGATCCGCCAGCTTGAGGACTATCTCGGCGTCGAGCTGTTCAAGCGCTCCAACCGCAACCTGCTGCTGACCGCCGAGGGCCAGTCCTGCCTGCCCGGCCTGACCGAGGCCTTCGACGGCATCGTGCAGGCGCTGCAGCAGATCTCGGCCGGCGGCAAGGCCGGCCCGCTCACCGTCTCCGTGGCGCCGTCCTTCGCGGCGAAATGGCTGGTGCCCAGGCTCGACGATTTCCGCAACGCCCAGCCGGAGATCGACGTGCGCATCACCGCGTCGATGAACCTGGTCGATTTCGACGCCGACGACATCGACTGCGCGATCCGCTACGGCTCCGGCAACTACGCGCCCCTGTTCCACGAGAAGATCCTCGAGGAGATGGTCTTCCCGGTGTGCAGCCCGTCGCTGGAGGTGATCGGCCGGCTGCCGGCGACGCCCGACGATCTGCGCCAGCTGACCCTGCTGCACGACGACAGTCCCGACCAGGATCCGAGCTGCCCCGACTGGCGCATGTGGCTGCGCGCCGCCGGCGTCAGCGGCATCGACTCCTCGCGCGGCGTGCGCTTCAACCAGTCGAGCCTGGTGCTGGAGGCGGCGATCGCCGGCCAGGGCGTGGCGCTGGCCAAGGGCCGCCTCGCCGCCGACGACATCCGCGCCGGCCGCCTGATCCGTCCGTTCAACGTCTCGCACGCTCTGGACTTCGCCTATCACTTCGTCTGCCCGACGCGGAAGACGGCGCTGCCCAAGGTCGCGGCGTTCCTGGCGTGGCTGCGCGCCCAGGCCGGCGGCGAAGCCGCGATTGATTCGACGGCCAAGGCGACCGCACCATAGGCGATGGTCCGGCCCGTCGCGCGCCTCCTCCTCTCGCAGCTGCTGCTGCTCGCCGCGCTGGCGTCAGCGGCGGCGCAGTTCGATCCGGCCCGGGTCCCGCCGCAGGCGCCGTCCGTCGCCGCGCTCTTTCCCGAGCCGCGGGTCACCTACGCCACGCCGTCCTTCGCGCCCGGCCGCGTCGATTTCACCACGCATGCCGAGCTGTCGGCGTTCCTCGCCGCGACCGGCGAGGGCGTCGCGCATGTCGCGCTGCGCACCATGGGCCGCTCGCAGCAGGGCCGCGCGATCGACGCGGCGATCTTCGCCCAGGGTGAGCGCGACATCGCCACGCTGCGCCGCAACGGGCGGCCCACCGTGCTGATCGTCGGCCAGCAGCATGGCAACGAGCCGGCCGGCGGCGAGGCGGCGCTGGCGATCATCGAACGCCTGGCGCGCGGCGACCTCGTGCCGCTGCTCGCCCATATCAACGTGGTCGTCGTGCCGCGCGCCAATCCCGACGGCGCCGAGGCGTTCCGGCGCGCCACCGCCAACGGCATCGATCTCAACCGCGATCATGTGCTGGCGCGCACGCCGGAGGCGCGCGTGCTGATCGGCCTGATGCGCGAGCTCGATCCGGCGCTGGTTCTCGATGCGCACGAGTACAGCGCCATCGGCAACTGGCTGCGCAACTTCGGCGGGCTGGCGCGGCCCGACGTGCTGGTCCAGGCCGCGACCCAGGCCAACCTGACTCCGGCCATCGCGCTCCTGCAGGACGGCACGTTCCTGCCCGCGCTGCGCAACGCCTTCGATGCCCATGGCCTGGTGCACGACTGGTACTTCACCGCCGATCGCGACCCGAAGGTGGTCAACATGGGCGGCATCGAGCCGGAGCTGGCGCGCAACGCCGCCGGCCTGCGCCATGCCGCCGGCATCCTGATCGAGACGCGCGGCATCGGCATCGGTCGCACCAACTGGAAACGCCGCGTCTTTGCCCAGGCGATCGCCATGGAGGCGGCGCTGAAGACCGCGGCGAGGAACGCCATCGCGCTCAACGTCGCGCGCGACGAGTCGCGGCGCTTCGACCTCGTGCGCGATCCGCTGCGTATGCTCGTGGTGCGCGCGCGGCCCACGCCCGAGCGGCGCGACATGGTGTTCGTCGATCCGGCAAGCGGCGCGCCGCGCACCGTCAACGTCGAGTGGCGCTCTTCCCTGAAGCTGGTGCCCGAGGTGACGCGGCCCCGGCCATGGGGCTACGTGCTGCCGCCCTCGGCCCTGCCGGCGGCGCGCCGGCTGGTCGAGCTGGGCATCGCCGTCGACTCACTGGGCGCCCAGGCCAGGCTCACGGTCGAGCGCTACCGGACGCTCGCCGTGGAGCGCGGCGCCGGCGGCAGGGTGCTGGGGCGCTTCGAGCTGGAGAGGGATGACGAAACGATTCCCGCCGGCAGCTTCTTCGTCACCCTCGATCAGCGACTGGCGACCCTGGCCGCCCTGCTGCTCGAGCCGGACAGCGCGTCGGGCTATGTCGCGCACGGGCTCGTCGCGCTCGATGCCATGGACCGCGTGCCGATCCTGCGCGTCGCCCACGTGCCCGATGCGCACGTGTTGGCGCTTTACCCCCTGCAATGAGGTAAGCTGGTCGCATGGCTGCAGCCGACGACACGATCTACGCGCTTGCCACGGCGGCGCCCACGCGGCGGGCCGGGGCCGGCATCGCCGTCATCCGCGTTTCCGGCAAGCGGGCGGGCGACGCCTATATCTTCCTGACCGAGCCGGGTGCGTTTCAGCGCGGCTTCTCGGCACGCGATCCCAGCCTCCCCACGCCACGAAAGGCCATGGTCAAGGCCATTCTCGACCCCGAGAGCGGCGAGGTGATCGATCGCGGCCTGGCCCTGTGGTTCCAGGCGCCCGGCTCGTACACCGGCGAGACGATGGCCGAGTTTCATATCCACGGCGGCCGCGCGGTGATCGCCGCGGCGCTGGCGGCGCTGGCCAAGCTCGATTTCTGCCGTCTCGCCGAACCCGGCGAGTTCACCCGGCGCGCCTTCGAGAACAACAAGCTCGACCTGACCTCGGCCGAGGCGATCGCCGACCTGGTGGCGGCCGAGACCGCGGCGCAGCGGCGCCAGGCCCTGCGCCAGTACGACGGCGCGCTGTTTCGCCTGTACGACGGCTGGCGCGACGTGCTGCTGCGCGCGGTGGCCCATCTCGAGGCCAGCATCGACTTTCCCGACGAGGGCTTGCCGGCGAACGTCGTCGCCAAGGTCTGGCCCGAGATCGAGCGCCTGCGCGGCGAGATCGCCGGGCATCTCGACGATCGTCGCGGGGAACGTCTGCGCGATGGCGTGACCATCGCCATCATCGGTCCGCCCAACGCCGGCAAGTCCTCGCTGCTCAACCTGATCGCCAGGCGCGACGCGGCGATCGTCGCGGCGACGGCCGGCACCACGCGCGACGTGATCGAGGTGCATCTCGATCTCGGCGGCTATCCCGTGACCCTCGCCGACACCGCTGGCCTGCGCGACTCGAGCGACCCGGTCGAGCAGGAGGGCGTGCGCCGCGCCAGGGCGCGCGCCGGCGACGCCGATATCCGCGTGCTGGTGGTGGAGGCGGGCGAGTCCGGCGACTGGCGGCGCGTGGCGCGCGACGTGTGGAGCACGGCCGATGCGTGGAACGGCGGCACCGACCTGGTGGTCGTCAACAAGGTCGACCTGCTGCCCGACGAAGGCGCCGGGATCGACGGCATGGCGGAGGATGTCGCCGACGATGGCTCGCGCCGCGCCGCCTATCTCGCCGTCTCGGCGCTGTCGGGCCGCGGTGTGGCGCGATTGCTCGAGCGGCTGGAGAACGCGGTGGCGGCGATGGTCGGCGCCGTCGAGATCGTCGGCGAGCATACCAGCCTGCTGGCGCGCGCCGAGGCCGCGCCGCCACCGCTCACCCGCGCGCGCCACCGCGAGGCGCTGACGCACTGCGTCCAGGCGCTCGATCGGGCAATGGAAGCGGCGCGCGCCGATCCCGATCTGCCGGAGCTGATCGCCGAGGACGTGCGCCTGGCCGCCCGCGCGCTGGCGCGCATCACCGGCCGCATGGACGTCGAGGACATGCTCGACGTGGTGTTCCGCGACTTCTGCATCGGCAAGTAGCCCCGGAGCGGGGCCGTCGCGCATGGTTTCGGAGTGGTTGTTTTCGGGCCGCGCCGCTCCAGCGGCGCTCATGACGCGTCGCTGGAGCGGCGCGGCCCGAACGCCTTGAAGACGCTGCCAGCTACTCCGCGGCGATGGCGGGCGCTGCGACGAGCGTTGCTTCGGGCGCGGTCGGCAGGACGAAGCGGAAGCGCGCGCCGCGGCCCTCGAGATTCTCGGCCGAGATGGTGCCGCCCATCTGGCGCACGATCTCGTAGCTGATCGACAGGCCCAGCCCGGTGCCCTTGCCGCCCGGCTTGGTGGTGAAGAACGGCTCGAACAGGCGCGGCAGGACATGCGCGGGAATGCCCGGGCCGTTGTCCTCGACGTCGACGACGACGCTGGAGCGGTCGGCCTTGGGATAGGCGCGCACGCGGATCGCCGGCGCGACATCGCCGGGCTTCTCGAGCATGGCGTCGCGGGCATTGAGCATCAGGTTGATCACCACCTGCTGCAGGCGGTTGGCGTGGCCCATCACCTGGCCGCAGCTCTCCTCGAGCTGCAGCTCGGTGGCGACGCTGGCCAGGCGCAGCTGCTCGTGCACCAGATCGGCGGCGCCACGCAGCGCGTCGGGCACCGAGAACGGCGTTGGCTGGTCGTCGGGCTTGCGCGCGAAGATGCGCAGGTCGCGGATGATGGTCGAGGCGCGCTCGGTCTGGTTGGCGATGCGCTCGAGCTTGCGCTCGGCGAACTCGCGGAACTCGGCCGGCATCTGGTCGGGCTCGGCGAGCTGGAATTCCTCACCCAGGGTCTCGGCGGCGAGACGGATGACGGCCAGCGGCTGGTTGATCTCGTGTGCGATGCTCGAGGCCATCTCGCCCAGGGTGGCGAGACGCGAGGCGTCGAACAGCCGCACCTCGGCGGCGCGCCGCGCCGTCTCGTCGACGCCCAGCAGCACCAGGTGGCGCATGCGGCCGTCCTCGGCGTAGTCGGCCTGGGCGGTGACGCGGATGATGCGCTTCTCGTGCCGCGTGTCGATCAGGGCGACGTCGAACTCGACCGGCGCCGGCGCGTGCGCGCCGTCGGCCACGGCGAAGGTCTCGACCAGTCGCACGTCAGGCGGGCAGGGGATGACGACGTCGAGCGGCTGGCCGACGACGTCCTCGTGGCTGCGCCCGGTGAGCGCGAGGAAGCCGCTGTTGGCCATGGTGACGCGGCCGTCGCGGTCGACCAGCAGGATCAGCGCGCCGCTGGAATGCACGA encodes:
- a CDS encoding M14 family metallocarboxypeptidase, with the translated sequence MVRPVARLLLSQLLLLAALASAAAQFDPARVPPQAPSVAALFPEPRVTYATPSFAPGRVDFTTHAELSAFLAATGEGVAHVALRTMGRSQQGRAIDAAIFAQGERDIATLRRNGRPTVLIVGQQHGNEPAGGEAALAIIERLARGDLVPLLAHINVVVVPRANPDGAEAFRRATANGIDLNRDHVLARTPEARVLIGLMRELDPALVLDAHEYSAIGNWLRNFGGLARPDVLVQAATQANLTPAIALLQDGTFLPALRNAFDAHGLVHDWYFTADRDPKVVNMGGIEPELARNAAGLRHAAGILIETRGIGIGRTNWKRRVFAQAIAMEAALKTAARNAIALNVARDESRRFDLVRDPLRMLVVRARPTPERRDMVFVDPASGAPRTVNVEWRSSLKLVPEVTRPRPWGYVLPPSALPAARRLVELGIAVDSLGAQARLTVERYRTLAVERGAGGRVLGRFELERDDETIPAGSFFVTLDQRLATLAALLLEPDSASGYVAHGLVALDAMDRVPILRVAHVPDAHVLALYPLQ
- the mnmE gene encoding tRNA uridine-5-carboxymethylaminomethyl(34) synthesis GTPase MnmE — protein: MAAADDTIYALATAAPTRRAGAGIAVIRVSGKRAGDAYIFLTEPGAFQRGFSARDPSLPTPRKAMVKAILDPESGEVIDRGLALWFQAPGSYTGETMAEFHIHGGRAVIAAALAALAKLDFCRLAEPGEFTRRAFENNKLDLTSAEAIADLVAAETAAQRRQALRQYDGALFRLYDGWRDVLLRAVAHLEASIDFPDEGLPANVVAKVWPEIERLRGEIAGHLDDRRGERLRDGVTIAIIGPPNAGKSSLLNLIARRDAAIVAATAGTTRDVIEVHLDLGGYPVTLADTAGLRDSSDPVEQEGVRRARARAGDADIRVLVVEAGESGDWRRVARDVWSTADAWNGGTDLVVVNKVDLLPDEGAGIDGMAEDVADDGSRRAAYLAVSALSGRGVARLLERLENAVAAMVGAVEIVGEHTSLLARAEAAPPPLTRARHREALTHCVQALDRAMEAARADPDLPELIAEDVRLAARALARITGRMDVEDMLDVVFRDFCIGK